In Clostridium sp. SY8519, one genomic interval encodes:
- a CDS encoding transposase, protein MAFKIFRFNCCGLDIHKTWIFACIGITDPNGRTVYKEKRFSSFSRGLRDLAAWLASYNCTDVCMESTGKYWIPVFNILEKTCHAVE, encoded by the coding sequence TTGGCTTTTAAAATTTTTCGTTTCAATTGTTGTGGACTTGACATCCACAAAACCTGGATCTTTGCCTGCATCGGCATCACCGATCCCAATGGTCGGACAGTGTATAAAGAAAAAAGATTTTCTTCTTTCTCCAGAGGTCTGCGGGATCTTGCCGCATGGCTTGCCTCTTATAACTGTACGGACGTGTGCATGGAATCAACCGGCAAGTACTGGATTCCGGTATTCAATATCCTTGAAAAGACATGCCATGCTGTTGAATAG
- a CDS encoding phage holin family protein, with protein MKEFWGINQLVLTGLGGWIGYYLGGCDGLIYLLIACVVIDYITGVMCALEDHRLSFAVGFKGICRKVLIFLLVGIANLIDIYVVKSGSVVRTAVIFFYISNEGVSLLENAGHLGLPIPKKLRDVLEQLHDRADNEDK; from the coding sequence ATGAAGGAATTCTGGGGAATCAATCAGCTTGTCCTGACCGGCCTTGGCGGTTGGATCGGATACTACTTGGGAGGATGTGACGGCTTGATCTATTTATTGATCGCATGCGTGGTCATTGATTATATCACCGGTGTGATGTGTGCACTTGAGGATCACAGGCTCTCATTCGCCGTAGGATTTAAAGGGATCTGCAGAAAGGTCCTTATTTTTTTGCTTGTCGGTATTGCGAATTTGATCGACATCTACGTTGTGAAATCGGGATCAGTTGTACGGACAGCGGTGATCTTCTTCTACATCTCAAACGAAGGCGTATCGCTTCTGGAAAACGCTGGGCATCTCGGTCTTCCGATTCCGAAGAAATTGAGAGACGTACTGGAACAGCTCCACGACAGAGCAGACAATGAGGATAAGTAA
- a CDS encoding VOC family protein, with translation MYFNHVKFTVRDLDKTVAFYQEALGLKPVERFDAPDGSFTNLYLGDGKTGFRLEITWNKGRTEPYDLGEECFHLALTSEDMEASHRHHEAMGCICFENPEMGIYFIKDPDGYWIEIVPE, from the coding sequence ATGTATTTTAACCATGTGAAATTTACCGTAAGAGACCTGGACAAAACAGTGGCCTTTTATCAGGAGGCGCTGGGACTGAAACCGGTGGAACGTTTTGACGCGCCGGACGGATCCTTTACGAATCTGTACCTGGGCGACGGAAAGACCGGATTCCGGCTGGAAATCACCTGGAACAAGGGCCGCACAGAACCCTATGACCTGGGGGAGGAGTGCTTCCACCTGGCGCTTACCAGTGAAGATATGGAGGCGTCCCACAGACATCACGAAGCGATGGGGTGCATCTGCTTTGAAAATCCGGAGATGGGAATCTATTTCATCAAGGATCCGGACGGCTACTGGATCGAAATCGTTCCGGAATAA
- a CDS encoding GH25 family lysozyme: MEIKGIDVSHWQGNINWAKVKAAGIKFAIIKAGGSDDGFYTDSRWEANYKGAKKNGIAVGAYYFAGPKCVTAEAGKADAKRFIQMLKGKKLEYPVYFDCEAQPASKKSGTTKAAIAFCRELEAADYYAGIYASAYSGFQDRLDDSKLGSFAHWVAQYASKCTYGGKYGIWQYSSGGKVSGISGNADMDLSYVDYPAIIRKKGLNGYPKPDADKNTGTKAEKVEAKNGKKTADAIISVMEGWLGYSEKNGKYKKIIDIYNSHKPLARGYRMKYTDAWCDAAVSAAAIKAEMTDLIGTEISCEKHVAIFKKKGIWQEDGTITPKRGDIILYNWNDHAQPNDGSSTHIGIVTKVKNGKITVIEGNHKNAVGYRTIPVGWGYIRGYARPKYDKSASAKKKSVDEIAREVIAGKWGNGNARKRKLKKAGYDYDAVQKKVNLLVK; this comes from the coding sequence ATGGAGATTAAAGGAATTGATGTCAGCCACTGGCAGGGAAATATCAACTGGGCGAAGGTAAAAGCCGCAGGCATAAAATTTGCCATCATCAAGGCCGGCGGCTCGGATGACGGCTTCTACACGGACAGCCGGTGGGAAGCGAACTACAAAGGCGCGAAGAAAAACGGCATCGCGGTTGGTGCGTACTACTTTGCGGGGCCGAAGTGCGTGACAGCGGAGGCAGGCAAAGCAGACGCGAAGAGATTCATCCAAATGCTTAAGGGAAAGAAGCTGGAATACCCGGTCTACTTTGACTGCGAGGCGCAGCCGGCATCGAAGAAATCCGGAACCACAAAGGCCGCGATTGCTTTCTGCAGGGAGCTGGAGGCGGCCGATTACTATGCCGGAATCTACGCATCCGCTTACTCCGGATTTCAGGATCGGCTGGATGATTCGAAACTCGGTTCCTTTGCGCATTGGGTCGCACAGTACGCGAGCAAATGTACCTACGGAGGTAAGTACGGAATCTGGCAGTATTCTTCCGGTGGAAAGGTGTCCGGCATCAGCGGAAACGCGGACATGGATCTTTCCTATGTGGATTATCCGGCCATTATCAGAAAGAAAGGTCTGAACGGATATCCGAAGCCGGATGCGGATAAGAATACAGGTACAAAGGCCGAGAAGGTAGAAGCCAAGAATGGGAAGAAGACCGCGGACGCCATCATTTCCGTGATGGAGGGATGGCTTGGATACTCTGAGAAGAATGGGAAATACAAAAAGATCATCGATATCTACAACAGCCATAAGCCGCTCGCCCGCGGCTACAGGATGAAATATACGGACGCATGGTGCGATGCTGCTGTTTCCGCTGCCGCAATCAAGGCGGAAATGACCGACCTCATCGGAACGGAAATCAGCTGCGAAAAGCATGTGGCAATTTTTAAGAAAAAAGGCATCTGGCAGGAGGACGGAACAATCACGCCGAAGCGCGGAGATATCATCCTGTATAACTGGAACGATCATGCGCAGCCGAATGACGGAAGCTCCACTCACATCGGAATTGTGACTAAAGTGAAGAATGGGAAGATTACAGTGATCGAAGGAAATCACAAGAACGCGGTCGGTTACCGCACCATCCCGGTCGGCTGGGGATATATCCGAGGATATGCCAGACCGAAGTACGATAAGAGTGCTTCTGCCAAGAAGAAATCTGTGGATGAAATTGCCCGGGAAGTAATCGCCGGAAAGTGGGGAAACGGTAATGCCCGGAAACGGAAGCTCAAGAAAGCCGGATATGACTACGATGCCGTGCAGAAGAAAGTGAATCTTCTGGTGAAATAA
- a CDS encoding CAP domain-containing protein, producing MEISAKKRWHRILVCLAAAVWSAVILCGIPGTTTTAWAAGTGKLKIKVAQDNGRAQEILKYVNKYRKQHHLSALKLDTELTEAAVTRGAELNIMVPYTSPHRRPDGRYAHTVNKRINYEDCLETTYGSISAKEIVDEWMDSPSHKKGILLPGARSIGIGAVYMQDSLFNGKLYPWYSYQQSYTLEISRTSVKKKLKSSSVKKYTKSISTKKSDLKKKYFSCTTKNVTLYTGNPSWDHSLELWVNYSGPHTWSDAHIDNSSFTWKSSKPSVASVNKHGLIKAVKPGTAAITFRLKSDPKVKLTVKVSVQKAGE from the coding sequence ATGGAGATTTCAGCGAAAAAACGATGGCACCGAATTCTTGTCTGCTTAGCTGCCGCAGTATGGAGCGCAGTCATCCTGTGCGGCATTCCGGGGACCACAACCACGGCATGGGCCGCAGGAACCGGGAAACTGAAGATAAAAGTCGCTCAGGATAACGGAAGGGCGCAGGAAATCCTGAAGTATGTAAACAAGTACCGGAAACAGCACCATCTCTCTGCCTTAAAACTCGATACGGAACTGACCGAGGCTGCCGTCACCCGCGGTGCGGAGCTGAATATTATGGTTCCCTACACGAGTCCGCACAGGCGTCCCGACGGAAGGTATGCACACACGGTCAACAAACGGATCAATTATGAGGACTGCCTTGAAACGACCTATGGCTCGATCAGCGCCAAGGAGATTGTGGATGAGTGGATGGATTCTCCGTCTCACAAGAAGGGAATTCTGCTTCCCGGTGCCCGCAGCATCGGCATCGGCGCAGTATACATGCAGGATAGTCTTTTCAATGGCAAATTATATCCTTGGTACAGTTATCAGCAGTCATATACTCTGGAGATCAGCCGGACATCAGTAAAGAAGAAGCTGAAGTCTTCTTCCGTAAAAAAATATACCAAATCGATATCGACCAAAAAAAGCGATCTGAAGAAGAAATATTTCAGCTGTACTACCAAAAACGTCACTCTTTATACCGGAAACCCCTCATGGGATCATTCCCTGGAATTATGGGTGAATTACAGCGGCCCTCATACCTGGTCCGATGCCCACATTGATAATTCATCGTTTACCTGGAAAAGCAGCAAACCTTCCGTCGCATCGGTGAATAAACATGGACTGATCAAGGCAGTAAAGCCCGGAACTGCTGCCATTACGTTCCGGCTGAAATCGGATCCTAAGGTCAAGCTGACCGTCAAAGTGTCTGTACAAAAAGCGGGCGAGTAA
- a CDS encoding recombinase family protein, which yields MAKITKIRQAVPVMKEKKKVAAYARVSMETERLHHSLSAQISYYSSLIQKNPDWEYAGVYADDGISGTGIVKRTEFQRMILDAENGGIDIILTKSIQRFARNTVDLLETVRHLKDIGVEVRFEKERISSMSGDGELMLTILASFAQEESRSISENVKWSVKKRMEKGIPTAKLPILGYRWAGDTLKVVPEEAAVVKRIYRNFLDGKSRLETERELDAEGIRSVRGNVMHDSQIHHILTNITYTGNTLLQKEYVEDPITKKRKKNKGELPQYFIENTHEAIIDMETWRYVQDEIARRRELGPLANKSLNITSFTGKIKCPHCGKSYTRHKRKNRANQSELGDDLVYWICGSKGKKNSQCPVRGSIPERYLKRECAAVLGLEKFSEKVFSEKVDRIDVPEQGLLKFRMKDGRIIERRWENTSHKDCWTKEMRRQVSERRRNRRTRIVKGGGFTGFVKCAACGMNYRRQTKAYRDGTDGSYLRCPHSSSCGNKSIRVETMKQLTAEVLGIPEFDETIMDEKLDHAMIDHGTVIFCFKDGRTEERTYREKRKTYRHTEAEKAELRTARESEKRGDTDCQDR from the coding sequence ATGGCGAAAATAACAAAGATCAGGCAGGCGGTGCCTGTTATGAAAGAGAAGAAAAAGGTTGCCGCCTACGCCAGGGTTTCGATGGAAACTGAGCGGCTGCATCATTCCCTGTCCGCACAGATCAGCTATTACAGTTCGCTGATTCAGAAGAACCCGGACTGGGAATACGCCGGGGTTTACGCCGACGACGGCATCTCCGGAACGGGGATTGTAAAAAGGACGGAATTTCAGCGGATGATTCTAGACGCAGAGAACGGCGGGATCGATATCATCCTCACAAAGTCCATCCAGCGGTTCGCCAGGAACACCGTTGATCTTCTGGAAACGGTAAGACATCTGAAAGACATCGGCGTGGAGGTGCGGTTTGAAAAGGAACGCATCAGTTCCATGAGCGGCGACGGGGAGCTGATGCTCACAATACTTGCCTCTTTTGCGCAGGAGGAAAGCAGGAGCATATCGGAGAACGTGAAGTGGAGCGTTAAGAAGCGGATGGAGAAGGGCATCCCAACGGCAAAGCTTCCCATTCTCGGATACCGCTGGGCAGGAGACACGCTTAAGGTCGTGCCGGAAGAAGCTGCGGTCGTCAAGCGGATCTACCGGAACTTTTTGGACGGGAAGTCAAGGCTTGAAACCGAGCGGGAACTGGATGCGGAAGGAATTCGTTCCGTGAGAGGGAATGTGATGCATGATTCCCAGATACATCATATCCTTACCAATATCACCTACACCGGGAATACCCTTCTTCAGAAGGAATACGTTGAAGATCCGATCACAAAGAAAAGGAAAAAGAATAAAGGCGAGCTTCCGCAGTATTTCATCGAGAACACGCACGAAGCGATCATTGACATGGAAACCTGGCGGTACGTGCAGGATGAGATTGCGCGGCGCAGAGAACTCGGACCGCTTGCGAACAAGAGCCTGAACATCACCAGTTTTACCGGGAAAATCAAATGCCCGCACTGCGGAAAAAGCTATACGAGACACAAAAGAAAGAACAGGGCAAACCAGTCCGAACTTGGCGATGACCTTGTTTACTGGATCTGCGGTTCGAAAGGGAAAAAGAACAGTCAGTGTCCGGTTCGCGGCAGCATTCCGGAACGGTATCTGAAACGTGAATGCGCAGCCGTGCTGGGGCTGGAGAAATTCAGCGAGAAGGTGTTTTCCGAAAAGGTGGACCGCATCGACGTTCCCGAGCAGGGTCTTCTGAAATTCCGCATGAAGGACGGGCGGATCATTGAACGCAGATGGGAGAATACAAGTCATAAAGACTGCTGGACGAAAGAGATGAGACGGCAGGTCAGTGAGCGGAGACGAAACCGCAGGACTCGAATTGTGAAAGGCGGCGGATTTACCGGATTTGTAAAATGCGCCGCGTGCGGAATGAACTACCGCCGTCAGACTAAAGCCTACAGGGACGGGACGGACGGCTCCTATCTTCGCTGCCCGCACAGTTCATCCTGCGGAAACAAATCGATCAGGGTTGAAACCATGAAGCAGCTTACGGCTGAAGTTCTCGGAATACCGGAGTTTGACGAAACCATCATGGATGAGAAACTGGATCACGCCATGATTGATCACGGAACGGTCATTTTCTGTTTTAAAGACGGAAGAACCGAAGAGCGGACTTACCGGGAAAAGAGAAAAACATATCGGCATACGGAAGCTGAAAAGGCGGAACTTCGCACGGCGAGGGAATCAGAGAAGAGAGGTGATACGGATTGTCAAGACAGGTAA
- a CDS encoding AraC family transcriptional regulator — MTLEEFSQYRETQLHEQPGFAYNTYLCTIPLDFPRVRLHWHEQTELIYIKKGSGTVSVNLIPYPVSAGCIVPVMPGELHAIEGSADGPMEYENIIFSLSILDSTAENDWCRQHILDPIRRASLQIPRPLRPGTDFHTEVARALDTADLACARRDPGFSLIVKSQLFLMLHAFYQYRIPAAVPEASSARTRVLKDVLEWIRLHYSEPVTVTDAAKAAGYSPSHFMRVFKAETGQTFISYLTDYRLTAASYYLTETRDPIGAIASRCGFDNFSYFIRLFRKRYGVSPRDYRK; from the coding sequence ATGACCTTAGAAGAATTCAGCCAGTACCGGGAAACCCAGCTGCATGAGCAGCCCGGTTTTGCCTACAACACCTATCTGTGCACCATCCCCCTGGATTTTCCCCGGGTGCGTCTGCACTGGCACGAACAGACAGAACTGATTTACATAAAAAAAGGATCCGGCACCGTTTCCGTGAACCTGATCCCTTATCCCGTCAGCGCCGGCTGCATCGTCCCCGTGATGCCCGGGGAGCTGCATGCCATTGAAGGCAGCGCCGACGGTCCGATGGAATACGAAAATATCATCTTTTCCCTGTCCATTCTGGACAGTACCGCGGAAAATGACTGGTGCCGCCAGCATATCCTGGATCCGATCCGGCGGGCATCCCTGCAGATTCCGCGGCCGCTGCGCCCCGGAACTGATTTTCACACAGAGGTGGCCCGGGCGCTGGATACGGCAGACCTCGCCTGCGCCAGACGGGATCCGGGCTTTTCTCTGATTGTAAAAAGCCAGCTTTTTCTGATGCTGCACGCCTTTTACCAGTATCGCATTCCCGCTGCTGTGCCGGAGGCATCTTCCGCCCGCACCCGGGTGCTGAAGGATGTGCTGGAATGGATCCGCCTGCATTACAGCGAGCCGGTCACCGTGACCGACGCGGCGAAGGCCGCCGGATACAGTCCCTCCCACTTTATGCGGGTCTTTAAGGCAGAAACCGGTCAGACCTTTATCTCTTATCTGACCGATTACCGCCTGACTGCGGCTTCCTACTATCTGACGGAAACCAGGGATCCCATCGGCGCCATTGCCAGCCGCTGCGGGTTTGACAATTTCTCCTATTTCATCCGCCTCTTCCGGAAACGCTATGGCGTCTCTCCCAGGGATTACCGGAAATAG
- a CDS encoding Crp/Fnr family transcriptional regulator: MKRREFLDDISKESLEQIIPCFLPKKKQYQRGSVILSYPDASNQPMHIGILETGAARLEVLGADGEMFQLEGFQQGDVFGEMFTLPLTNYEYIVTAEEDCRVIFLDYEHVITPCEHVCSHHTQMISNLFIMTAQKTQEMSFHLSVLNQRNTREKILCYLKYVRMMEDIAGDEEFRIPMTLSKLAEYLRVDRAAMTREIRGMKDEGMLESKNRWFRLLA, translated from the coding sequence ATGAAGCGACGGGAATTTCTGGACGACATCAGCAAAGAATCTTTAGAGCAGATCATTCCCTGCTTTCTCCCGAAGAAAAAGCAGTATCAGCGGGGCTCGGTGATCCTGAGCTATCCGGACGCGTCAAATCAGCCGATGCACATCGGCATTCTGGAAACGGGCGCCGCGCGGCTGGAAGTTTTGGGCGCAGACGGTGAGATGTTTCAGCTGGAAGGGTTTCAGCAGGGAGATGTATTCGGGGAGATGTTTACGCTGCCGCTGACAAACTATGAGTATATCGTAACCGCGGAGGAAGACTGCAGGGTGATTTTTCTGGATTATGAGCATGTGATTACCCCCTGCGAACATGTCTGCAGCCATCACACACAGATGATCAGCAATCTGTTTATCATGACCGCACAGAAGACCCAGGAAATGTCGTTTCACCTGTCTGTGCTGAATCAGCGCAATACAAGGGAGAAAATATTGTGTTATCTGAAGTATGTGCGTATGATGGAAGATATCGCAGGCGATGAGGAATTCCGGATTCCCATGACTTTAAGCAAGCTGGCGGAATATCTGCGGGTGGACCGGGCTGCCATGACCCGTGAGATCCGGGGCATGAAGGATGAAGGAATGCTGGAAAGCAAAAACCGCTGGTTTCGGCTGCTGGCATAA
- a CDS encoding glycogen/starch/alpha-glucan phosphorylase — protein MSELNRIEFYTKKPIAECTDLELFNALLELTVDAATVRGYNTGKKKLYYISAEFLIGKLLSNNLINLQLYDQVSSELQAAGRSLEELEEFEYEPSLGNGGLGRLAACFLDSLATLGLPADGVGLAYHCGLFRQSFLNHKQYETPDYWLKWGRENWMRRTDRKYRVPFGGFSLESVMYEIAVTGYHGKCGRLRLFDVDSVDERSIKDGIAFDKESIAKNITLFLYPDDSDEQGRLLRVYQEYFMVSNAAQLMLEECEERGSNLHDLADYAAVQINDTHPTMVIPELIRLLTERGIDMDEAVQIVTDVCGYTNHTILAEALETWPKHYLEKAVPHLIPVIEALDARVRSKYEDSFVQIIDENQNVHMANIDIHFSHSVNGVAELHTNILKESELAPFYRIYPEKFNNKTNGITFRRWVRVCNPELSARITERIGHSWMHDSSELKKLLDLQDNTEFLDQLTEVKQQKKQQFADWIRNHQGAEVNPDTLFDVQSKRLHEYKRQQLNLLWIIRRYLDIKAGEKPEQPVTVIFGAKAAPAYTIAKDIIHAILCMSHIIARDPEVRKYLNVVMIENYNVTAAQNLIPAADLSEQISLASKEASGTGNMKYMINGALTIGTMDGANVEIADFVGPENIYTFGLSSDEVIAHYAKGDYCARDYYQADERLKEAVDFLTGPEMLETGDAENLNRLFHELVGKDWFMTFPDFAEYCKVKEQAIRDYAKKREWARRTLVNIANAGFFSSDRTIAQYNEDIWHLTSDRD, from the coding sequence ATGTCGGAATTAAACAGAATTGAATTTTATACGAAGAAACCGATTGCGGAATGTACCGATCTGGAGCTGTTTAACGCGCTGCTGGAACTGACGGTAGATGCGGCAACAGTCAGAGGATACAATACCGGAAAAAAGAAACTGTACTATATTTCAGCGGAATTCCTGATCGGAAAACTGCTGTCCAACAATCTGATCAACCTGCAGCTGTATGATCAGGTCAGCAGCGAGCTGCAGGCAGCGGGGAGAAGTCTGGAAGAACTGGAAGAATTTGAATACGAACCCTCGCTGGGCAACGGCGGACTGGGCCGTCTGGCTGCCTGCTTCCTGGACAGTCTGGCGACTCTGGGGCTCCCGGCGGACGGCGTGGGCCTGGCATATCACTGCGGACTGTTCCGCCAGTCATTCCTGAACCACAAGCAGTATGAGACGCCGGATTACTGGCTGAAATGGGGCAGAGAGAACTGGATGCGCCGGACCGACCGGAAATACCGGGTGCCGTTTGGCGGATTTTCACTGGAATCCGTCATGTATGAGATCGCGGTGACCGGTTATCACGGCAAATGCGGCCGCCTGCGCCTCTTTGATGTGGATTCCGTAGATGAGCGCAGCATCAAGGACGGCATTGCCTTCGACAAGGAATCCATTGCCAAAAATATCACGCTGTTCCTTTATCCGGATGACAGTGATGAGCAGGGCCGTCTGCTGCGGGTATACCAGGAGTATTTCATGGTCAGCAACGCGGCACAGCTGATGCTGGAAGAATGTGAGGAGCGGGGAAGCAACCTCCATGATCTGGCGGATTACGCGGCAGTACAGATCAACGATACCCATCCGACCATGGTGATTCCGGAACTGATCCGCCTGCTGACAGAGCGGGGCATCGATATGGATGAGGCAGTGCAGATCGTGACAGATGTCTGCGGATATACGAACCACACGATTCTGGCCGAAGCGCTGGAGACTTGGCCGAAGCATTATCTGGAGAAAGCGGTACCCCATCTGATCCCGGTGATTGAAGCGCTGGACGCGCGGGTGCGGAGCAAATACGAAGATTCTTTTGTACAGATCATTGACGAAAACCAGAATGTACATATGGCAAATATTGACATTCATTTTAGCCATTCGGTCAACGGTGTGGCAGAACTGCATACCAACATTCTGAAGGAAAGCGAGCTGGCGCCGTTTTACCGGATCTATCCGGAGAAATTCAATAACAAGACCAACGGCATTACTTTCCGCCGTTGGGTGCGCGTCTGCAATCCGGAACTGAGCGCGCGGATCACGGAGCGCATCGGACACAGCTGGATGCATGATTCCTCCGAACTGAAAAAACTGCTGGATCTGCAGGATAATACAGAGTTCCTGGATCAGCTGACCGAGGTAAAACAGCAGAAAAAGCAGCAGTTCGCGGACTGGATCCGAAACCATCAGGGAGCGGAAGTGAATCCGGACACGCTGTTTGACGTGCAGTCCAAGCGTCTGCATGAGTACAAACGGCAGCAGTTAAACCTTTTGTGGATTATCCGCAGATACCTGGACATCAAGGCCGGAGAAAAACCGGAACAGCCGGTGACTGTAATTTTCGGCGCCAAAGCGGCTCCGGCTTACACGATTGCTAAAGATATCATCCATGCGATTCTGTGCATGAGCCATATCATTGCGCGGGATCCGGAAGTGCGGAAGTACCTGAATGTAGTGATGATTGAAAATTATAACGTGACGGCGGCCCAGAATCTGATTCCCGCAGCTGATCTGTCTGAGCAGATTTCCCTGGCGTCCAAGGAAGCGTCCGGCACCGGAAATATGAAATATATGATCAACGGCGCCCTTACCATCGGAACCATGGACGGAGCCAATGTGGAGATCGCGGACTTTGTGGGACCGGAGAATATCTATACCTTCGGCTTAAGTTCCGATGAAGTAATTGCCCACTATGCCAAGGGGGATTACTGCGCCAGAGACTATTACCAGGCGGATGAACGGCTGAAGGAAGCCGTAGATTTTCTGACCGGTCCGGAAATGCTGGAAACCGGGGACGCGGAGAATCTGAACCGTCTGTTCCATGAACTGGTGGGCAAAGACTGGTTCATGACCTTCCCGGATTTCGCGGAATACTGCAAGGTGAAGGAACAGGCCATCCGTGATTACGCAAAGAAGCGGGAATGGGCCCGGAGAACACTGGTGAATATCGCCAACGCAGGGTTCTTTTCTTCCGACCGTACCATTGCGCAGTACAACGAAGATATCTGGCATCTGACTTCCGACCGGGACTGA
- a CDS encoding MerR family transcriptional regulator, whose translation MKISEVCSKTGISKRSIHYYIQEGLISPVSNKHNGYFIFTEEDCRKLQTVRCLRNAGVSIADIRSIMANPATINYYLSIHLKKLRNELSLMQTTINSLNYILSKSPLHPSVSDILDLVSSAGIPDSSKTSVLDHFDSYDVSLTNKYLWGSFLNSEPFNDYQDFLWNKLQRLAQENYSDDYSKIEHYLCSLSNSSIDRTFAHTEQHHIYIAELTEKDYGSYSEQIKKQLHRISKNRVLVSAWKRNYDLFYAPTARIHSSQLGDIVAEISPFFASFKKNINEICKMVYDWLFRPEGSDCLALLNHTFGRCLDIQSCNHGQLESLASLSIIGYGE comes from the coding sequence GTGAAAATCTCAGAAGTTTGCAGTAAAACGGGCATCAGCAAAAGATCGATTCATTATTACATTCAGGAAGGTCTGATCTCTCCGGTATCGAACAAGCATAACGGCTATTTTATTTTTACAGAAGAAGACTGCCGGAAGCTGCAGACCGTTCGCTGTCTGCGGAATGCCGGTGTTTCAATTGCTGATATACGTTCCATTATGGCGAATCCGGCAACCATCAATTACTATCTCAGCATTCACCTCAAAAAGCTCCGCAATGAGCTCAGTCTGATGCAGACAACCATTAACAGCCTGAATTACATCCTGTCAAAATCTCCTTTGCATCCATCCGTCTCAGACATCCTGGATCTGGTAAGCAGCGCTGGCATCCCCGATTCTTCAAAGACTTCCGTGCTGGATCACTTTGATTCCTATGATGTTTCTCTTACGAACAAATATTTATGGGGATCCTTCTTAAATTCCGAACCATTCAATGATTATCAGGACTTTCTCTGGAACAAGCTTCAGCGGCTTGCACAGGAGAATTATTCAGATGACTATAGCAAGATCGAACATTACCTGTGCTCGCTGAGCAATTCCTCCATTGACCGAACCTTTGCCCATACAGAGCAGCACCACATCTACATTGCTGAACTTACCGAAAAGGATTATGGATCATATTCTGAGCAGATAAAAAAGCAGCTGCATCGAATCTCCAAAAACCGGGTTCTTGTTTCCGCATGGAAACGGAATTACGATCTGTTTTATGCACCGACAGCACGGATTCATTCCTCGCAATTAGGGGATATCGTTGCCGAGATCAGCCCGTTTTTTGCCTCCTTTAAGAAAAATATCAATGAAATCTGCAAGATGGTATATGACTGGCTCTTTCGTCCGGAGGGATCGGATTGCCTTGCTTTACTGAATCATACGTTCGGCCGCTGTCTGGATATCCAAAGCTGCAACCACGGACAGCTCGAATCATTAGCTTCCTTAAGCATAATTGGATACGGTGAATAA
- a CDS encoding SHOCT domain-containing protein has translation MGDKEFRAEKLYQTTMRIAREMLENGLISGEEYQRINAVFLEKYKPVFGVLFSE, from the coding sequence ATGGGCGATAAGGAATTCAGGGCGGAAAAACTGTACCAGACGACCATGCGCATCGCTCGGGAAATGCTGGAAAACGGTCTGATTTCCGGGGAGGAATACCAGCGAATAAATGCCGTATTTCTTGAAAAATACAAGCCTGTTTTCGGCGTATTATTTTCGGAATGA